A stretch of the Streptomyces venezuelae genome encodes the following:
- a CDS encoding MFS transporter, translating to MKTLRMGGGDTEAGFGRYLAAALAARFASEGVGIALVLLALERTGDAAYGAFVLTAWLAPNVLAAPVAGAAAARVRRPRLFYVGSLAGFTTAVATLAVLLGRAPTPVVLAVAVAGGCCGPMVTGGLSSLVAGLVPAGPGRDRAYAWDASTYNAAAVTAPAAVSLVAATGSPGPAMGLLAGSGALAAVCATTLRYARPERPEPGGAAAPAGPGLGAGLVALWRVPELRAITGATTLAFVGIGALTTTSVLFATELGSPGAGGVLMTAFALGALAGSLGIARLSAVRSPFAPGLLARWALAGTGVALAGAAFAPSLPVAAVGFAVAGVCDGPLLTATLRIRAGYAPEAVRTQVFTLGAGLKVTAASAGAALVGLAAGAPPQVLVLAIAGLQLAAAALHVSVRPGAARTAGAARSSLSDLAG from the coding sequence ATGAAGACGTTACGCATGGGCGGCGGGGACACCGAGGCCGGCTTCGGACGCTATCTGGCAGCCGCCCTGGCCGCGCGCTTCGCCTCGGAGGGGGTCGGCATCGCCCTGGTGCTGCTGGCCCTGGAGCGCACGGGTGACGCGGCGTACGGCGCCTTCGTACTGACCGCCTGGCTGGCGCCGAACGTCCTGGCCGCCCCGGTGGCGGGCGCGGCGGCGGCCCGGGTGCGGCGGCCACGCCTGTTCTACGTCGGCTCGCTGGCCGGATTCACCACCGCGGTGGCGACGCTGGCGGTGCTGCTGGGCCGGGCCCCGACCCCGGTGGTGCTGGCCGTGGCGGTGGCCGGCGGGTGCTGCGGCCCGATGGTGACCGGCGGGCTGTCCAGCCTGGTGGCCGGGCTGGTCCCGGCCGGGCCCGGGCGGGACCGCGCCTACGCCTGGGACGCCTCCACCTACAACGCGGCTGCGGTGACCGCGCCGGCGGCGGTGAGCCTGGTCGCGGCCACCGGTTCGCCGGGCCCGGCGATGGGGCTGCTGGCGGGCTCGGGCGCGCTGGCCGCCGTATGCGCCACCACCCTGCGGTACGCGAGGCCCGAGCGCCCGGAGCCGGGCGGGGCGGCGGCACCCGCCGGGCCGGGGCTCGGGGCCGGGCTGGTGGCCCTCTGGCGGGTCCCGGAGCTGCGGGCGATCACCGGTGCGACCACCCTCGCCTTCGTCGGGATCGGGGCCTTGACCACGACCTCGGTGCTGTTCGCGACGGAGCTGGGCAGCCCCGGCGCCGGCGGGGTCCTGATGACGGCCTTCGCCCTCGGCGCCCTGGCCGGCTCGCTCGGCATCGCGCGGCTGAGCGCGGTCCGGTCCCCGTTCGCCCCCGGGCTGCTGGCCCGCTGGGCCCTGGCGGGAACCGGGGTCGCGCTGGCCGGGGCGGCGTTCGCGCCCTCGCTGCCGGTGGCCGCGGTGGGCTTCGCCGTGGCCGGGGTGTGCGACGGGCCGCTGCTGACGGCCACCCTGCGAATCCGGGCCGGGTACGCCCCCGAGGCGGTGCGGACCCAGGTGTTCACCCTCGGCGCGGGGCTGAAGGTGACCGCGGCCTCGGCCGGCGCGGCCCTGGTGGGGCTCGCCGCAGGCGCGCCGCCCCAGGTGCTGGTGCTCGCCATCGCCGGGCTCCAGCTGGCCGCCGCGGCCCTGCATGTGTCGGTGCGGCCCGGGGCGGCCCGGACTGCGGGTGCCGCTAGGTCGTCTCTTTCGGATCTTGCCGGTTAA
- a CDS encoding CGNR zinc finger domain-containing protein, with the protein MNGFHPAQRLIDLAEAVRTDPQAPREALAALLARHGERPADLTETAFSAADAAELRDAARRMGQVLAETDADLAAEALNAVFADCGARPRLVRHEDHPWHLHVDREDAGWGSWFLASGALALAQLLTAHGRVAWGACPAAGCGRYFTGTGPGSPRRYCSTGCATRERVAAHRRRKREA; encoded by the coding sequence GTGAACGGTTTCCACCCCGCGCAGCGGCTGATCGATCTCGCCGAAGCGGTCCGCACGGACCCGCAGGCCCCCCGGGAGGCCCTTGCGGCCCTGCTCGCCCGGCACGGCGAGCGGCCGGCCGACCTCACCGAGACGGCCTTCTCCGCGGCCGACGCCGCCGAACTGCGGGACGCCGCCCGCCGGATGGGCCAGGTGCTCGCCGAGACCGACGCCGACCTCGCCGCCGAGGCCCTCAATGCCGTGTTCGCGGACTGCGGCGCCCGGCCGCGCCTGGTCCGCCACGAGGACCACCCCTGGCATCTGCATGTGGACCGGGAGGACGCGGGCTGGGGCAGCTGGTTCCTGGCCTCGGGGGCGCTCGCCCTCGCCCAGCTGCTCACCGCCCATGGCCGGGTGGCCTGGGGGGCCTGTCCGGCGGCGGGCTGTGGCCGTTACTTCACCGGCACCGGCCCCGGCAGCCCCCGCCGTTACTGCTCCACCGGGTGTGCCACCCGGGAGCGGGTCGCGGCCCACCGCCGCCGCAAGCGGGAGGCCTGA
- a CDS encoding alginate lyase family protein has translation MRFGPPAGLAALALGLAATLVPAPTIAAPSAQAAPAQFTHPGVLSSRAQLDFVRAKVQAGEQPWKAAFDQMLASEYASLSRTPKPRAIVECGSSSNPNHGCTDERQDAVAAYTQALAWYITRDAKYAKKSIQLMDAWSGVIKDHTNSNAPLQSGWSGSTWPRAAELIKHTYTGGWPHQGRFATMLRNVYLPEVVNGAPRKNGNWELIMMDAAIGISVHLDDKASYDKAMGIYLGRLPAYLHLKSDGAQPKYPPRSSIDTRSELITYWHGQDTFVDGLAQETCRDFGHTGWGIAAALHVAETSRIQGRDLYPELKDRFRHALGFHARYALGEAVPSWLCGGTVTRSLGPTTEVGYNALGNRLGIPMEKTRQLTESRRPAGADNYFVAWETLTHAKNPN, from the coding sequence ATGCGTTTCGGACCCCCGGCCGGGCTCGCCGCCCTGGCCCTCGGATTAGCAGCGACCCTGGTCCCCGCACCCACGATCGCCGCCCCCTCCGCCCAGGCCGCTCCCGCGCAGTTCACCCACCCCGGTGTCCTCAGCAGCCGGGCCCAACTGGACTTCGTACGTGCCAAGGTGCAGGCCGGCGAGCAGCCCTGGAAAGCCGCGTTCGACCAGATGCTCGCCAGCGAGTACGCCTCACTGTCCCGTACGCCCAAACCGCGTGCGATCGTCGAATGCGGCTCCAGCTCCAACCCCAACCACGGCTGTACCGACGAGCGCCAGGACGCCGTCGCCGCCTACACCCAGGCCCTCGCCTGGTACATCACCCGCGACGCCAAGTACGCCAAGAAGTCCATCCAGCTGATGGACGCGTGGTCGGGGGTCATCAAGGACCACACCAACAGCAACGCCCCGCTGCAGAGCGGCTGGTCCGGCTCCACCTGGCCGCGCGCCGCCGAGCTCATCAAACACACCTACACCGGAGGCTGGCCCCACCAGGGCCGCTTCGCCACGATGCTGCGGAACGTCTATCTCCCCGAGGTGGTCAACGGGGCGCCGCGCAAGAACGGCAACTGGGAACTGATCATGATGGACGCGGCCATCGGCATCTCCGTCCACCTCGACGACAAGGCGAGCTACGACAAGGCCATGGGCATCTACCTCGGCCGGCTCCCCGCCTATCTCCACCTGAAGTCCGACGGTGCCCAGCCGAAATACCCGCCGCGCTCCTCGATCGACACCAGGAGCGAGCTGATCACGTACTGGCACGGCCAGGACACCTTCGTCGACGGCCTCGCCCAGGAGACCTGCCGGGACTTCGGCCACACCGGATGGGGCATCGCCGCCGCCCTGCACGTCGCCGAGACCTCACGCATCCAGGGCCGCGACCTCTACCCCGAGCTCAAGGACCGGTTCCGGCACGCGCTCGGCTTCCACGCCCGCTACGCGCTCGGCGAGGCCGTGCCCTCCTGGCTGTGCGGCGGCACGGTCACCCGGAGCCTCGGGCCGACCACCGAGGTCGGCTACAACGCCCTGGGCAACCGGCTCGGCATCCCCATGGAGAAGACCCGGCAGCTGACCGAGAGCCGCCGCCCGGCCGGCGCCGACAACTACTTCGTGGCCTGGGAGACCCTCACCCACGCCAAGAACCCGAACTAG
- a CDS encoding lysophospholipid acyltransferase family protein — MAELVYPPVIGAAHTLFKALDIRIDMKGTENIPRKGGAVLVSNHIGYLDFIFAGLTARPSKRLVRFMAKESVFRHKVSGPLMRAMKHIPVDRTQGEAAYQQALTALRNGEIIGVFPEATISQSFTLKSFKSGAARMAQEAGVPLIPVALWGTQRLWTKGRPKDLKRSHIPVTMRVGEPIEAPTDQYAGAITRRLRERVQELLEAAQRAYPARPKGTEDSWWLPAHLGGTAPTPAQVKEAGAS; from the coding sequence ATGGCTGAACTCGTCTACCCGCCGGTGATCGGCGCCGCGCACACCCTTTTCAAGGCGCTGGACATCCGGATCGACATGAAGGGCACCGAGAACATCCCGCGCAAGGGCGGGGCGGTGCTGGTCTCCAACCACATCGGGTACCTCGACTTCATCTTCGCGGGACTGACGGCGCGGCCGTCGAAGCGGCTGGTCCGCTTCATGGCGAAGGAGTCGGTGTTCCGGCACAAGGTCTCCGGTCCGCTGATGCGGGCGATGAAGCACATCCCGGTGGACCGCACCCAGGGCGAGGCCGCCTACCAGCAGGCGCTGACCGCCCTGCGCAACGGCGAGATCATCGGGGTGTTCCCGGAGGCGACCATCTCGCAGTCCTTCACCCTGAAGAGCTTCAAGTCGGGCGCGGCGCGGATGGCGCAGGAGGCGGGCGTGCCGCTGATTCCGGTGGCGCTGTGGGGCACCCAGCGGCTGTGGACCAAGGGCCGCCCCAAGGACCTCAAGCGCAGCCACATCCCGGTGACGATGCGGGTGGGCGAGCCCATCGAGGCACCGACCGACCAGTACGCCGGTGCCATCACCCGGCGTCTGCGCGAGCGGGTGCAGGAGCTGCTGGAAGCGGCCCAGCGCGCCTACCCGGCCCGGCCCAAGGGCACCGAGGACTCCTGGTGGCTGCCGGCCCACCTGGGCGGCACCGCGCCCACCCCCGCGCAGGTCAAGGAGGCGGGCGCGTCCTGA
- a CDS encoding TlpA family protein disulfide reductase: MGTERDGRRLGAGDLGAAPGERATLVQFSSAFCRPCVATRRILAEVAAMVEGVAHIEIDAEERLALTRSLGIEQTPTVLVLDAAGRIVRRAVGMPRKADVIAALGAAV, translated from the coding sequence GTGGGAACAGAGCGGGACGGACGGCGGCTGGGGGCGGGGGACCTCGGTGCGGCCCCGGGGGAGCGGGCCACCCTGGTCCAGTTCTCCAGTGCCTTCTGCCGGCCCTGTGTGGCCACCCGGCGGATCCTCGCCGAGGTCGCGGCCATGGTCGAGGGCGTGGCCCACATCGAGATCGACGCCGAGGAGCGGCTCGCCCTGACCCGCAGCCTCGGGATCGAGCAGACCCCGACCGTGCTGGTGCTGGACGCGGCCGGCCGGATCGTCCGCCGGGCCGTGGGCATGCCCCGCAAGGCCGATGTGATCGCCGCCCTCGGGGCTGCCGTGTGA
- a CDS encoding flavin reductase family protein, translating into MTAPSVLATTQLGSPELLRSVFRQHAAGVAVITAADAANRPVGFTATSLNSVSADPPLLSFSVGTGSSSWPVLAGSEYLGVHILGEHQRDLAQLFARSGADRFGPETAWRPGPHGVPLLDGVLAWLACRVVARVPAGEHRVVIAEAVAGDPLGEGRGQGRPLLYHQGRFNALRD; encoded by the coding sequence ATGACGGCGCCGTCCGTGCTCGCCACCACCCAGCTGGGCTCGCCCGAGCTGCTCCGCTCGGTCTTCCGGCAGCATGCCGCGGGCGTAGCGGTGATCACGGCTGCCGATGCGGCCAACCGGCCCGTCGGCTTCACCGCCACCTCCCTGAACTCGGTCTCGGCCGATCCTCCGCTGCTGTCCTTCTCGGTCGGCACCGGCTCCTCCAGCTGGCCCGTGCTGGCCGGGTCCGAGTACCTCGGTGTCCACATACTGGGTGAGCACCAGCGCGATCTGGCACAACTGTTCGCCCGTAGCGGAGCGGACCGGTTCGGTCCGGAGACCGCATGGCGGCCCGGGCCGCACGGAGTGCCTTTGCTGGACGGGGTGTTGGCCTGGCTGGCGTGCCGGGTGGTGGCCCGGGTTCCGGCGGGGGAGCACCGGGTGGTCATCGCGGAGGCGGTTGCGGGGGATCCTCTGGGGGAAGGCCGAGGTCAGGGGCGTCCCCTGCTGTATCACCAGGGGCGCTTCAACGCTTTGCGCGACTGA
- a CDS encoding electron transfer flavoprotein subunit beta/FixA family protein, which yields MSLRIVVCVKYVPDATGDRHFADDLTVERDDVDGLLSELDEYAVEQALQIAEEADDAEVTVLTVGPEDAKDALRKALSMGADKAIHVEDDDLHGTDVMGTSLVLAKAVEKAGYDLVITGMASTDGTMGVLPAILAERLGVPQVTLLSEVKVEDGTVTGRRDGDSASEQLEASLPALVSVTDQSGEARYPSFKGIMAAKKKPVESWDLEELEIEADEVGLEGAWTAVDSAAQRPARTAGTIVKDEGEGGKQLAEFLAGQKFI from the coding sequence GTGAGCTTGAGGATCGTTGTCTGTGTGAAGTACGTGCCCGACGCCACCGGCGACCGGCACTTCGCCGATGACCTGACCGTGGAACGCGACGACGTCGACGGCCTGCTGTCGGAGCTCGACGAGTACGCCGTCGAGCAGGCGCTGCAGATCGCCGAAGAGGCCGACGACGCCGAGGTCACCGTGCTGACGGTCGGTCCGGAGGACGCCAAGGACGCCCTGCGCAAGGCGCTGTCCATGGGCGCCGACAAGGCCATCCACGTCGAGGACGACGACCTGCACGGCACCGACGTCATGGGCACCTCGCTGGTGCTGGCCAAGGCCGTCGAGAAGGCCGGCTACGACCTGGTCATCACCGGTATGGCCTCGACGGACGGCACCATGGGTGTCCTCCCGGCGATCCTGGCCGAGCGTCTGGGCGTCCCGCAGGTCACGCTGCTCTCCGAGGTCAAGGTCGAGGACGGCACCGTGACCGGCCGCCGTGACGGCGACTCCGCGAGCGAGCAGCTCGAGGCGTCCCTGCCGGCCCTGGTCTCCGTGACGGACCAGTCGGGCGAGGCCCGCTACCCGTCCTTCAAGGGCATCATGGCCGCGAAGAAGAAGCCGGTCGAGTCCTGGGACCTCGAGGAGCTGGAGATCGAGGCGGACGAGGTCGGCCTCGAGGGCGCCTGGACCGCGGTGGACTCCGCGGCGCAGCGTCCGGCCCGCACCGCCGGCACGATCGTCAAGGACGAGGGCGAGGGCGGCAAGCAGCTGGCCGAGTTCCTGGCCGGCCAGAAGTTCATCTAA
- a CDS encoding electron transfer flavoprotein subunit alpha/FixB family protein produces the protein MAEVLVYVDHVDGAVRKPTLELLTLARRIGEPVAVALGAGAEATAATLAEHGAVKVLTADAPEFAEYLVVPKVDALQAAYEAVSPAAVLVPSSAEGKEIAARLAVRIGSGIITDAIDLEAGDEGPVATQSAFAASFTTKSRVSKGTPVITVKPNSAPVEAAPAAGAVEALAVSFGALATGTKIVSRTPRESTGRPELTEAAIVVSGGRGVNGAENFHIIEDLADSLGAAVGASRAAVDAGWYPHSNQVGQTGKSVSPQLYIASGISGAIQHRAGMQTSKTIVAINKDAEAPIFDLVDYGVVGDLFAVVPQLTEEIKARKG, from the coding sequence ATGGCTGAAGTTCTCGTCTACGTCGACCACGTGGACGGCGCCGTCCGCAAGCCCACCCTCGAGCTCCTGACGCTCGCCCGCCGCATCGGCGAGCCCGTCGCCGTCGCCCTGGGCGCCGGCGCCGAGGCCACCGCGGCGACCCTCGCCGAGCACGGCGCGGTCAAGGTCCTGACCGCCGACGCGCCCGAGTTCGCCGAGTACCTCGTCGTCCCGAAGGTGGACGCGCTCCAGGCCGCGTACGAGGCTGTTTCCCCGGCCGCCGTACTCGTCCCGTCCTCCGCCGAGGGCAAGGAGATCGCCGCCCGTCTGGCCGTCCGCATCGGCTCCGGCATCATCACCGACGCCATCGACCTGGAGGCGGGTGACGAGGGCCCGGTCGCGACCCAGTCCGCCTTCGCCGCGTCGTTCACCACCAAGTCCCGTGTCTCCAAGGGCACCCCGGTCATCACCGTCAAGCCGAACTCGGCTCCGGTGGAGGCCGCCCCGGCCGCCGGTGCCGTCGAGGCGCTCGCCGTCTCCTTCGGCGCCCTGGCCACCGGCACCAAGATCGTCTCCCGCACCCCGCGCGAGTCGACCGGCCGCCCCGAGCTGACCGAGGCCGCGATCGTGGTCTCCGGCGGCCGTGGCGTCAACGGTGCCGAGAACTTCCACATCATCGAGGACCTCGCGGACTCCCTCGGTGCCGCCGTCGGCGCTTCCCGCGCCGCCGTCGACGCCGGCTGGTACCCGCACTCCAACCAGGTCGGCCAGACCGGCAAGTCGGTCTCCCCGCAGCTGTACATCGCCTCCGGCATCTCCGGCGCGATCCAGCACCGGGCCGGCATGCAGACCTCGAAGACCATCGTGGCCATCAACAAGGACGCCGAGGCCCCGATCTTCGACCTGGTCGACTACGGCGTGGTCGGCGACCTCTTCGCGGTCGTCCCGCAGCTGACCGAAGAGATCAAGGCGCGCAAGGGCTAA
- a CDS encoding DUF6986 family protein, giving the protein MGQQEKVATSLAGAVSEGISASLAPVDAELARRYPGDPGTRQPIHTVYVPGDVFAADTIRSWGDQALAALDEHAPDAGTFGKVLGIDDARAATVYERVRAKLASEPIEDLRIDFEDGFGVRSDEEEDQAAARAARLVSEAYSNGTNAPYMGIRMKCMESNVRDRGLRTTDVFLSGLLAHGGLPENLVLTLPKVTYAEQVSAFVKLLEAFETTRGLRPGRIGFEIQIETSQSILASDGTATVARMIDAAKGRATGLHYGTFDYSACVGVSAAYQSSDHPAADHAKAIMQVAAAGTGVRVSDGSTNVLPIGTTEHVHEAWKLHYGLTRRALARAYYQGWDMHPGHLPTRYAAVFTFYREGLEAAAARLKAYVAKIEGDVMDEPATAKALAGYLVRGLDCGAVGSDEVTALTGLSRAELDAFAIPRRSATLTATA; this is encoded by the coding sequence ATGGGTCAGCAGGAGAAGGTGGCGACGAGCCTCGCAGGAGCGGTCAGCGAGGGCATCAGCGCTTCCCTCGCCCCGGTGGACGCGGAACTCGCGCGCCGGTACCCGGGCGACCCCGGCACCCGCCAGCCGATCCACACGGTCTACGTTCCCGGTGACGTCTTCGCCGCGGACACCATCCGCAGCTGGGGCGACCAGGCCCTGGCCGCCCTGGACGAGCACGCCCCCGACGCCGGCACCTTCGGCAAGGTGCTCGGCATCGACGACGCGCGCGCCGCGACCGTCTACGAGCGGGTCCGCGCCAAGCTCGCCAGCGAGCCCATCGAAGACCTCCGCATCGACTTCGAGGACGGCTTCGGCGTCCGCTCCGACGAGGAGGAGGACCAGGCCGCGGCCCGCGCCGCCCGCCTCGTCTCGGAGGCCTACTCCAACGGCACCAACGCGCCGTACATGGGCATCCGCATGAAGTGCATGGAGTCCAACGTCCGCGACCGCGGCCTGCGCACCACCGACGTCTTCCTCTCCGGCCTGCTCGCCCACGGCGGCCTCCCGGAGAACCTGGTGCTGACCCTCCCCAAGGTGACGTACGCCGAGCAGGTCTCCGCCTTCGTCAAGCTGCTGGAGGCCTTCGAGACCACCCGCGGCCTGCGCCCGGGCCGGATCGGCTTCGAGATCCAGATCGAGACCAGCCAGTCCATCCTCGCCTCCGACGGCACCGCGACGGTGGCCCGGATGATCGACGCCGCCAAGGGCCGCGCCACCGGCCTGCACTACGGCACCTTCGACTACAGCGCCTGCGTCGGCGTCTCCGCCGCCTACCAGTCCAGCGACCACCCGGCCGCCGACCACGCCAAGGCGATCATGCAGGTGGCCGCCGCGGGCACCGGCGTACGGGTCTCCGACGGCTCGACCAACGTCCTGCCGATCGGCACCACCGAGCACGTCCACGAGGCCTGGAAGCTGCACTACGGCCTGACCCGCCGCGCCCTGGCCCGCGCCTACTACCAGGGCTGGGACATGCACCCGGGCCACCTGCCGACCCGCTACGCGGCCGTCTTCACCTTCTACCGCGAGGGCCTCGAGGCCGCCGCCGCGCGCCTGAAGGCGTACGTGGCCAAGATCGAGGGCGATGTCATGGACGAGCCCGCCACCGCCAAGGCACTGGCCGGTTACCTGGTCCGCGGCCTGGACTGCGGGGCGGTCGGCTCCGACGAGGTCACCGCCCTGACCGGGCTGAGCCGCGCCGAGCTCGACGCGTTCGCGATCCCGCGCCGTTCGGCCACCCTGACGGCGACCGCCTGA
- a CDS encoding WD40 repeat domain-containing protein yields the protein MNTVPAFTEELAAFAADLRKLRLDRGNRSYRDLAARAAKSATGIRLPVSTQSDAFRGERLPGLDRLMGLVRILHSYDEFGQERPIPPHNSAELEPWRRRWRALAALEAETTRREAPPTAPTAVTPTAPPAATPPVPSPPATAAGEAEFAIAHRLVGHTRLVWRLAFSPDGRTLASAGNDGSVRLWNTAAGRAEGVLTSGNETTAVLHVGFSPDGDRLASLSDDGRPHLWDTGTLMPAPLRGQDRRLAGGLAFTENGRLLGAAMEYPDLSVVDLCTDVRRGPAGARYSGRADALAFSPDGRLLVVAAGFEDVQQWDIASGGPVGAALAGHSDNVEALAYSPDGRLLATGSHDTTARLWHVATGRPLGPPLAGHDGAVNAVAFSPDGRLLATASGDRTVRLWDTSTGLPAGPPLTGHTLAVNAVAFSPDGRLLATAGDDRTVLLHRRGPVVERPASLASAALSAALRDGHAVALPAVSSRTGAPLRRLVFSPDGGRLLVHTADRTVLTLDAETCEPLPEVLAVPGFDPWGLEFPEEGGPARLWTAGTARRDPMVHPVSLMSNVAFRADGVLVAVAGRDGAWTTVRTNAAQELADVAPQRVWGASPVAMSADGRLAVGTDRSVALWELALPAPVESALSAHDSEVRTIVFSPDGGLLASGDLGGEIRLWDLTSRPTLGRQLVGHRGPVYGLTFSPDGRLLASAGADGTAQLWDVRTGGPAVALPLTGHTSAVWGVAFSPDGSLLAASGDDGTLRRWVLPDPQTATARPR from the coding sequence ATGAACACCGTGCCTGCATTCACCGAAGAACTCGCGGCGTTCGCGGCGGACTTGCGCAAACTGCGCCTGGACCGCGGCAATCGGTCGTACCGCGATCTGGCCGCGCGCGCGGCCAAGTCCGCCACGGGCATCCGGCTTCCGGTGTCCACCCAGAGCGACGCGTTCCGCGGAGAGCGGCTGCCGGGGCTGGACCGGCTCATGGGGCTCGTCCGGATCCTGCACTCCTACGACGAGTTCGGGCAGGAGCGCCCCATTCCGCCGCACAATTCGGCCGAGTTGGAGCCCTGGCGCCGCCGGTGGCGGGCGCTGGCCGCCCTCGAAGCCGAAACCACCCGGCGGGAGGCCCCGCCCACTGCCCCAACGGCTGTCACGCCCACTGCCCCGCCCGCTGCCACGCCTCCGGTTCCGTCCCCGCCGGCGACCGCGGCCGGCGAGGCCGAGTTCGCGATCGCCCACCGGCTCGTGGGCCACACCCGTCTGGTGTGGCGGCTCGCGTTCTCCCCCGACGGCCGCACGCTGGCGTCCGCGGGGAACGACGGGTCGGTACGGCTGTGGAACACGGCCGCCGGCCGGGCCGAGGGCGTACTGACGAGCGGCAACGAGACCACCGCGGTGCTCCACGTGGGATTCTCCCCGGACGGGGACCGGCTGGCTTCCCTCTCCGACGACGGCCGCCCGCACCTGTGGGACACCGGCACGCTCATGCCCGCTCCGCTTCGCGGGCAGGACCGCCGCCTGGCCGGCGGCCTGGCCTTCACCGAGAACGGCCGTCTGCTCGGTGCAGCCATGGAGTACCCGGACCTCTCGGTGGTGGACCTCTGCACCGATGTCCGGCGGGGCCCGGCCGGCGCCCGGTACAGCGGACGGGCCGACGCACTGGCCTTCTCCCCGGACGGCCGGCTGCTGGTGGTCGCCGCCGGGTTCGAGGACGTCCAGCAGTGGGACATCGCTTCCGGCGGTCCGGTCGGCGCGGCCCTGGCCGGTCACTCGGACAATGTGGAGGCCCTCGCCTACTCTCCCGACGGCCGCCTGCTGGCCACCGGGAGCCATGACACCACCGCCCGGCTGTGGCACGTCGCGACCGGCCGGCCCCTCGGGCCGCCGCTGGCCGGGCACGACGGCGCGGTGAACGCAGTGGCCTTCTCCCCGGACGGCCGGCTGCTCGCCACCGCCAGTGGAGACCGGACGGTGCGGCTGTGGGACACGTCCACCGGACTCCCGGCGGGCCCACCGCTGACCGGACACACCCTTGCCGTCAATGCCGTCGCCTTCTCCCCTGACGGCCGGCTGCTCGCCACCGCCGGCGACGACAGGACCGTCCTGCTGCACCGGCGCGGCCCGGTCGTCGAGCGCCCGGCGTCCCTGGCCTCGGCCGCCCTGTCGGCGGCCCTGCGCGACGGGCACGCCGTGGCCCTGCCGGCCGTGAGCAGCCGGACCGGGGCTCCGCTGCGCCGGCTGGTCTTCTCCCCGGACGGCGGCCGACTCCTCGTCCACACCGCGGACCGGACCGTGCTGACCCTGGACGCGGAGACCTGCGAGCCGCTGCCGGAGGTGCTGGCGGTGCCGGGATTCGACCCCTGGGGACTGGAGTTCCCCGAGGAGGGCGGCCCGGCGCGGCTGTGGACCGCGGGCACGGCCCGGCGGGACCCGATGGTCCATCCCGTGTCGCTGATGTCGAACGTCGCATTCCGGGCCGATGGCGTCCTGGTGGCCGTGGCCGGCCGGGACGGCGCGTGGACGACCGTCCGGACCAACGCCGCCCAGGAGCTGGCGGACGTCGCCCCCCAGCGGGTGTGGGGCGCGTCCCCCGTTGCCATGTCCGCCGACGGACGGCTGGCGGTCGGCACGGACCGGTCCGTGGCCCTGTGGGAGCTGGCCCTGCCGGCACCCGTCGAGTCCGCTCTGAGCGCCCACGACTCGGAGGTACGCACGATCGTCTTCTCCCCCGACGGCGGCCTGCTGGCCAGCGGCGACCTCGGCGGGGAGATCCGGCTGTGGGACCTCACCTCCCGGCCGACGCTCGGCCGGCAGCTCGTCGGGCACCGCGGCCCGGTGTACGGACTGACCTTCTCCCCCGACGGCAGGCTGCTGGCCAGTGCGGGCGCCGACGGCACCGCCCAACTGTGGGACGTCCGGACCGGCGGGCCCGCCGTCGCCCTGCCGTTGACCGGGCACACCTCCGCGGTGTGGGGCGTCGCCTTCTCCCCCGACGGGAGCCTGCTCGCCGCGTCAGGGGACGACGGCACCCTGCGGCGCTGGGTGCTGCCGGATCCGCAGACGGCGACGGCCCGGCCCCGCTGA